The Metabacillus schmidteae genome has a segment encoding these proteins:
- a CDS encoding gluconate:H+ symporter codes for MPLLFTAIGVVILLILIMGFKLNTFVSLIIVSFIVSLLLGIPAGDIVHTIESGLGGTLGHIGLIFGLGAMLGRLIADAGGAHRIAMTLINRFGEKKIQWAVVFASFIVGITLFYEVAFVLLIPIIFTIAKELNISIIKLGLPMSATLLATHSFLPPHPGATAVAAEYGADMGTVLLVGIVIAIPTVAVAGVWYTRLVEKWMPATFSRESNLDSIGEQKEFKEDETPGFGISVFTAIFPVILMTFGTIVDFVQRLVGFSDNGVILLIRFIGNSSTAILLSLLLAIYTMGIARKIPMRTLMGSCGKSINALGMLLLIIGGGGAFKQVLIDGGVGDYIAQLFEGKAISPVLLAWTVAAILRIALGSGTVATLSTAGLVIPILSQTPDVNLVLVSLATGVGSCMGSHVNDAAFWIVKEYMGMTMKETFATYSVLSSITAVVGLGFILILDVFI; via the coding sequence ATGCCATTATTATTTACAGCTATTGGAGTTGTCATATTACTCATATTAATTATGGGATTTAAACTGAACACCTTTGTGTCACTAATTATTGTATCTTTTATTGTTTCTTTATTATTGGGAATTCCTGCAGGGGATATTGTTCATACAATTGAAAGCGGTTTAGGAGGGACTCTTGGTCATATCGGTTTAATCTTTGGACTCGGTGCTATGCTTGGTAGACTCATTGCAGATGCGGGTGGAGCACACCGTATTGCCATGACGTTAATAAACCGGTTTGGGGAAAAGAAAATTCAGTGGGCTGTGGTGTTTGCTTCATTTATTGTTGGAATCACTTTATTTTATGAAGTCGCCTTTGTTTTATTAATTCCTATTATCTTTACGATTGCCAAAGAGTTAAACATTTCGATTATTAAGTTAGGTCTTCCAATGAGTGCTACCTTATTAGCAACGCATTCCTTTCTTCCACCCCACCCGGGTGCGACGGCTGTTGCTGCGGAGTATGGGGCAGATATGGGGACAGTTTTACTCGTCGGTATTGTCATTGCGATACCAACTGTTGCAGTCGCAGGAGTGTGGTATACAAGATTAGTAGAGAAATGGATGCCAGCTACATTTTCAAGAGAAAGTAATTTGGATTCAATAGGTGAACAAAAAGAGTTTAAAGAGGACGAGACCCCTGGTTTCGGGATCAGTGTTTTTACAGCCATCTTTCCGGTTATTTTAATGACTTTTGGAACAATAGTAGATTTTGTTCAGAGATTAGTAGGTTTCTCGGATAATGGCGTTATCTTATTAATTCGTTTTATCGGAAACTCTTCTACAGCGATTTTGCTATCTTTATTGTTAGCTATATACACAATGGGAATTGCCAGGAAGATTCCAATGAGAACATTGATGGGATCATGTGGAAAATCTATTAATGCCTTAGGAATGCTCCTTCTTATCATTGGTGGAGGAGGAGCTTTTAAGCAAGTTCTTATAGATGGCGGAGTAGGGGATTATATCGCTCAACTATTCGAAGGAAAGGCCATTTCACCAGTTCTACTTGCATGGACAGTAGCTGCAATCTTACGTATTGCACTCGGATCCGGTACGGTTGCCACATTATCAACGGCAGGTTTAGTTATCCCGATATTGAGCCAAACCCCAGACGTTAATTTAGTATTGGTTTCCCTTGCAACAGGGGTCGGAAGTTGTATGGGCTCACATGTAAATGACGCAGCATTCTGGATTGTAAAAGAGTATATGGGAATGACCATGAAAGAAACCTTTGCAACCTATAGTGTACTTTCTTCTATTACAGCTGTAGTTGGATTAGGGTTTATTTTAATTCTTGATGTATTTATTTAG